The following are encoded together in the Bos taurus isolate L1 Dominette 01449 registration number 42190680 breed Hereford chromosome 10, ARS-UCD2.0, whole genome shotgun sequence genome:
- the OR11G7 gene encoding olfactory receptor family 11 subfamily G member 7 has protein sequence MKISNTFNNSSTITGFILLGFPCPREGQILLFVLFSAVYLLTLMGNGSIICAVCWDQRLHTPMYILLANFSFLEIWYVTSTVPNMLANFLSDNKLISFSGCFLQFYFFFSLGSTECFFLAIMAFDRYLAICWPLHYSTLMTGRLCTNLVISCWVLGFLWFPVPIIIISQMSFCGSRIIDHFLCDPGPLLALTCARTSVMEFFWAIISSLLLFIPFLCIMGSYALVLRAVLKVPSAAGQRKAFSTCGYHLAVVSLFYGSVMVMYLSPTSEHDAGIQKLVTLFYSVGTPLINPVIYSLRNKDIKYALQKFLEIQK, from the coding sequence ATGAAAATCTCCAACACCTTCAACAATTCCAGCACCATCACTGGCTTCatcctcctgggcttcccttgccCCAGGGAGGGGCAGATTCTCCTCTTTGTGCTCTTCTCTGCTGTCTACCTCCTGACCCTCATGGGCAACGGTTCTAtcatctgtgctgtgtgctgggatcagagactccacactcccatgtACATCCTGCTCGCAAACTTCTCCTTCCTGGAGATCTGGTATGTCACCTCCACTGTCCCCAACATGTTGGCAAACTTCCTCTCTGACAACAAGCTCATCTCCTTCTCTGGGTGCTTTCTCCAGTTCTACTTTTTCTTCTCCCTGGGTTCTACAGAATGCTTTTTCTTGGCTATTATGGCATTTGATCGATACCTTGCCATCTGCTGGCCTCTACACTACTCCACTCTCATGACTGGACGTCTCTGCACCAATCTTGTGATCAGCTGTTGGGTACTTGGTTTCCTCTGGTTCCCAGTCCCAATCATCATCATTTCCCAAATGTCCTTCTGTGGATCCAGGATTATTGACCATTTCCTGTGTGACCCAGGTCCTCTTCTAGCACTCACCTGTGCTAGAACCTCAGTAATGGAATTTTTTTGGGCAATCATAAGTTCTCTCCtcttatttattccttttctctGCATCATGGGGTCCTATGCTCTGGTCTTGAGAGCTGTATTGAAAGTCCCTTCAGCAGCTGGACAAAGGAAAGCTTTCTCCACCTGTGGGTATCATCTGGCTGTGGTCTCACTCTTCTATGGTTCAGTGATGGTCATGTATTTGAGCCCAACATCTGAGCATGATGCTGGAATACAGAAGCTTGTGACTCTGTTTTATTCTGTGGGAACCCCACTCATTAATCCTGTGATCTACAGTCTGAGgaacaaagatataaaatacGCCCTGCAGAAATTTCTGGAAATACAGAAATAA